One Brachybacterium kimchii genomic window carries:
- a CDS encoding PEP/pyruvate-binding domain-containing protein has product MVDRTVRGFQDISREDVAEVGGKAANLGELTQAGIPVPPGFVLTTDAYRRFVETAGIQERLLDAVRDLDPDDTEAADRASAEVGALFAGTEIPAELRDALLSARETLGEAPVAVRSSATAEDLEDASFAGQQETYLHVTGDDGLLRAVRDCWASLWSARALAYRARRGIDPADVALAVLVQEMVAADSAGVMFTANPQNGRRSETLISAAWGLGEAVVSGQVDTDDLVIDTLRRRVASRSTADKKVMVVPAAPAAPAAPAAPDDADDARGADGGTLTVPVGPAERRAPVLDDDAALDLAAWGARITDHYGAPQDVEWARAGTGFVITQARPIVGLPAPAGPAPTSWSVPRRHAGYFRASIVEQMPDPLTPLFADLAAAHVIEQMIATVTDASGSRVFRDKGVEFTTINGYAYYGYTNAAMAGMTARSGLLVPRLLRGGVGGPRYWRTTALPRYRRVVEEESATDARSTGAVALLESAERLVAAGFAYYTAVQTVIPPVVIAESALTAFCRRVARPGDSRPETLLFGFESEPIRAEQSLYDLAAWAREHESLASALEASDAVPEHCPEGVDEVVWTQWRERFAAHLDAHGHATYTLDLAQPVAADTPELLWDVLRMYLRGEGTDPRERREKAARDREEGAARISAHLSSPLRRLFERLLRRAQELAPAREDALACIGLGWPAARRALREIGRGLVAAGVIAQADDVFWLRRDELLDLARALDGGAESLPTRAGIIEDRRVTWRGQKLATPPQLLPERSIWHGFDRWMPSVGEGGGGAGGGGGEGGAEGPVLTGIGGSGGTVTAPVHVLSGPDEFRDFRPGEILVAAITTPAWTPLFAMAAGVITDVGGPLSHSSIVAREYGIPAVLGTGTATRRLRTGQRVRIDGGAGTVRVVEEGDGQGRGGGERRGDGRGGAREKQQGAPAAAP; this is encoded by the coding sequence ATGGTCGACCGCACCGTCCGCGGGTTCCAGGACATCTCACGGGAGGACGTCGCGGAGGTGGGCGGCAAGGCCGCGAACCTCGGCGAGCTCACGCAGGCGGGGATCCCCGTGCCGCCGGGCTTCGTGCTCACCACCGACGCCTACCGACGGTTCGTCGAGACCGCAGGCATCCAGGAGCGGCTGCTCGACGCCGTCCGCGATCTCGACCCCGACGACACCGAGGCCGCCGACCGGGCGAGCGCCGAGGTCGGAGCGCTGTTCGCGGGCACCGAGATCCCCGCGGAGCTGCGAGACGCGCTCCTGTCGGCGCGCGAGACGCTGGGCGAGGCACCGGTCGCGGTGCGCTCCTCGGCCACCGCGGAGGACCTCGAGGACGCGAGCTTCGCCGGACAGCAGGAGACGTACCTGCACGTCACCGGCGATGACGGCCTGCTGCGGGCCGTCCGCGACTGCTGGGCCTCCCTGTGGTCCGCCCGGGCGCTGGCCTATCGCGCGCGCCGCGGCATCGACCCGGCCGACGTCGCGCTCGCCGTGCTGGTCCAGGAGATGGTCGCGGCCGATTCCGCGGGCGTCATGTTCACCGCGAACCCGCAGAACGGCAGGCGCTCCGAGACGCTCATCAGCGCCGCCTGGGGCCTCGGCGAGGCCGTCGTCTCCGGGCAGGTCGACACCGACGACCTGGTGATCGACACCCTGCGCCGACGCGTCGCCTCCCGCTCGACGGCCGACAAGAAGGTGATGGTGGTGCCGGCCGCCCCGGCCGCCCCGGCCGCCCCGGCCGCCCCGGACGACGCGGACGACGCGAGGGGGGCCGACGGAGGCACCCTAACGGTCCCCGTCGGCCCCGCCGAGCGGCGCGCCCCCGTGCTCGACGACGACGCCGCACTCGACCTCGCCGCCTGGGGCGCACGGATCACCGACCACTACGGCGCCCCGCAGGACGTGGAGTGGGCGCGCGCCGGCACCGGCTTCGTCATCACCCAGGCGCGGCCCATCGTCGGCCTCCCCGCGCCGGCCGGACCCGCCCCGACGTCGTGGTCCGTGCCCCGTCGCCACGCCGGCTACTTCCGCGCGAGCATCGTCGAGCAGATGCCCGACCCGCTCACGCCGCTGTTCGCGGACCTCGCCGCCGCACACGTCATCGAGCAGATGATCGCGACGGTGACGGACGCGAGCGGCAGCCGCGTCTTCCGCGACAAGGGTGTCGAGTTCACGACCATCAACGGCTACGCCTACTACGGGTACACGAACGCCGCGATGGCCGGGATGACGGCCCGGTCGGGGCTGCTCGTGCCCCGTCTGCTGCGCGGCGGCGTGGGCGGGCCGCGCTACTGGCGCACCACGGCGCTGCCGCGGTACCGGCGCGTGGTCGAGGAGGAGTCCGCGACGGACGCCCGCTCGACCGGGGCCGTGGCGCTGCTCGAGAGCGCGGAGCGCCTGGTCGCGGCCGGTTTCGCCTACTACACGGCGGTGCAGACCGTGATCCCGCCCGTGGTGATCGCCGAGTCCGCTCTCACGGCCTTCTGCCGCCGCGTCGCCCGGCCCGGTGACTCGCGCCCGGAGACCCTCCTGTTCGGCTTCGAGAGCGAGCCGATCCGCGCCGAGCAGTCCCTCTACGACCTCGCCGCATGGGCGCGCGAGCACGAGAGCCTCGCCTCGGCCCTCGAGGCCTCCGACGCGGTCCCCGAGCACTGCCCGGAGGGCGTCGACGAGGTGGTGTGGACGCAGTGGCGCGAACGCTTCGCCGCCCACCTGGACGCGCACGGCCACGCCACCTACACCCTGGACCTCGCCCAGCCGGTCGCCGCCGACACCCCCGAGCTGCTGTGGGACGTGCTGCGCATGTACCTGCGCGGGGAGGGGACGGATCCGCGCGAGCGCCGCGAGAAGGCGGCGCGGGACCGCGAGGAGGGCGCCGCACGGATCTCCGCCCATCTCTCCTCACCGCTGCGCAGGCTGTTCGAGCGCCTGCTGCGCCGCGCCCAGGAGCTCGCGCCCGCCCGCGAGGACGCGCTCGCATGCATCGGCCTGGGCTGGCCCGCGGCCCGGCGCGCCCTGCGGGAGATCGGCCGCGGCCTCGTCGCAGCGGGCGTGATCGCGCAGGCGGACGACGTGTTCTGGCTGCGCAGGGACGAGCTGCTCGACCTCGCCCGCGCGCTCGACGGTGGCGCGGAGTCCCTGCCCACACGGGCGGGGATCATCGAGGACCGCCGGGTGACCTGGCGCGGCCAGAAGCTCGCGACGCCCCCGCAGCTGCTGCCCGAGCGCTCCATCTGGCACGGCTTCGACCGCTGGATGCCGTCGGTCGGCGAGGGCGGGGGCGGGGCGGGCGGCGGCGGTGGCGAGGGCGGTGCGGAAGGCCCCGTGCTCACCGGGATCGGCGGCAGCGGCGGCACGGTCACCGCACCCGTCCACGTCCTCTCCGGACCCGACGAGTTCCGCGACTTCCGTCCCGGCGAGATCCTGGTCGCCGCGATCACCACCCCGGCGTGGACGCCGCTGTTCGCCATGGCCGCGGGCGTGATCACCGACGTGGGCGGGCCGCTCAGCCACAGCTCCATCGTCGCCCGCGAGTACGGCATCCCCGCCGTGCTCGGCACCGGCACGGCCACCCGCCGCCTGCGCACCGGTCAGCGGGTGAGGATCGACGGCGGCGCCGGGACGGTGCGGGTGGTCGAGGAGGGGGACGGGCAGGGACGGGGCGGAGGAGAGCGGAGAGGTGACGGACGAGGCGGGGCACGGGAGAAGCAGCAGGGCGCACCGGCTGCGGCCCCGTGA
- a CDS encoding YrhK family protein, with amino-acid sequence MQNDAPHNTPRIAQTRAHHEDHSLDVRIGHHELVLSQRYEAASIANDVLIGIWFIVGSIFFFFASMMTAGTVLFLIGSIQMTIRPAIRLARRFHLQRVSGRPVPHAMDF; translated from the coding sequence ATGCAGAACGACGCCCCTCACAACACCCCGCGCATCGCGCAGACTCGTGCCCACCACGAGGACCACTCCCTGGACGTGCGCATCGGCCATCACGAGCTCGTCCTTAGCCAGCGCTACGAGGCCGCGAGCATCGCGAACGACGTCCTGATCGGCATCTGGTTCATCGTGGGCTCGATCTTCTTCTTCTTCGCCTCGATGATGACGGCGGGCACCGTCCTGTTCCTCATCGGCTCGATCCAGATGACGATCCGCCCCGCGATCCGCCTGGCCCGACGCTTCCACCTGCAGCGCGTCAGCGGCCGACCGGTGCCGCACGCGATGGACTTCTGA
- a CDS encoding DUF1345 domain-containing protein, giving the protein MTRLKDSTRLRLLLSIVVGGVLGVLLWLATDRVHATMIAITVGETVFLVTSWLSLWPMDAEQTRRSVGREDLRPSADEALTAGASALAVITVVALHLGAAGPSGASTLGAVITLVGVFGAWACVHQTYAVHYAHRYYATGGGLDFGDDDPPAYSDFLYVAYAVGMTYGVTDTGAVDRGMRKIVLRHGLVSFVFGLVILGAAVNLVAGVFGLG; this is encoded by the coding sequence ATGACCCGGCTGAAGGACTCGACGCGCCTGCGCCTGCTGCTCTCGATCGTGGTGGGCGGTGTCCTGGGGGTCCTGCTCTGGCTCGCGACCGATCGCGTCCACGCCACGATGATCGCGATCACCGTGGGCGAGACCGTCTTCCTGGTCACCTCGTGGCTCTCGCTGTGGCCGATGGACGCCGAGCAGACGCGGCGCAGCGTGGGCCGGGAGGACCTGCGCCCCTCGGCCGACGAGGCCCTCACCGCGGGCGCCTCCGCCCTCGCGGTGATCACCGTCGTCGCCCTGCACCTGGGCGCGGCGGGCCCCAGCGGGGCGTCCACTCTGGGCGCGGTCATCACCCTGGTGGGGGTGTTCGGCGCCTGGGCGTGCGTCCACCAGACCTACGCCGTGCACTACGCCCACCGCTACTACGCGACCGGCGGCGGGCTCGACTTCGGGGACGACGATCCGCCCGCCTACTCGGACTTCCTCTACGTGGCCTACGCGGTGGGCATGACCTACGGCGTCACCGACACCGGCGCGGTGGACCGCGGCATGCGCAAGATCGTGCTGCGCCACGGTCTGGTCTCGTTCGTGTTCGGCCTGGTCATCCTCGGTGCGGCCGTGAACCTCGTGGCCGGGGTCTTCGGGCTCGGCTGA